A single Blattabacterium sp. (Mastotermes darwiniensis) str. MADAR DNA region contains:
- the mutL gene encoding DNA mismatch repair endonuclease MutL, with amino-acid sequence MKDIIQFLPKKVINQIAAGEVIQRPSSVLKELLENSIDAKSKKIDIFIRDSGKTLIQIMDNGDGMSYNDARKSFQRYATSKIKKNEDIFRIHTKGFRGEALAAIAFISQLEIQTKNKENTVGVHLFVEEGKINKQKPIDMLKGTRVSVKNIFYKFPARRRFLKSSRTEFQHIIHEFYKIILAHRDIVYRFYHNDKIVFSFKKASLKERIKEIFIKNNKKILIPISIKKNRILIEGFVSKPDHSVKKGDQFLFVNQRCITNTLLHRKIIHAYKGLLNDLKTISYFIFIYIDPILVNCNIHPTKKEVQLEEEDPISNMIQQEIKNILCFQYKVNKEDLDKFYSFKKESFLFMNPYDSFFEELSYKEKVAQLENFFPKMKKYNFIPDVHFTKKVSNYVCHEKNIKTFQINGKYIIFSWNNEDIILVDQHRAHQNILFEFFFKARKKISQQFLFPIKMRLLKNEFISLKNIQHELIEIGFHLYFLNQSAYLYSIPENIHQNILIEVFKNILTYNFIKGEKINKKILIKSISQSAAVKYGTKLHSEKMECLIRDFFSCKNINYTYSGDPIFFILNKNFIKKTIL; translated from the coding sequence ATGAAGGATATTATTCAATTTTTACCTAAAAAAGTTATCAATCAAATTGCGGCTGGTGAAGTAATACAACGTCCTTCTTCTGTATTAAAGGAACTTTTAGAAAATTCAATAGATGCAAAATCTAAAAAAATTGATATTTTTATAAGAGATTCAGGAAAAACATTGATTCAAATAATGGATAATGGAGATGGAATGAGTTATAATGATGCTAGGAAAAGTTTTCAAAGATACGCTACTTCTAAAATAAAAAAAAATGAAGATATTTTTAGAATTCATACAAAAGGGTTTCGGGGAGAAGCTTTAGCTGCAATAGCATTCATTTCTCAGTTAGAAATACAAACTAAAAATAAAGAAAATACAGTGGGGGTGCACCTTTTTGTAGAAGAAGGAAAAATAAACAAACAGAAACCCATTGATATGCTTAAAGGAACAAGAGTTTCAGTAAAAAACATTTTCTATAAATTTCCTGCAAGAAGACGATTTTTAAAATCTTCTAGAACAGAATTTCAACATATTATTCATGAATTTTATAAAATTATTTTAGCACATAGAGATATAGTTTATCGTTTTTATCATAACGATAAAATTGTTTTTTCTTTTAAAAAGGCTTCTTTAAAAGAAAGAATAAAAGAAATTTTTATAAAAAATAATAAAAAAATATTAATTCCTATTTCAATAAAAAAAAATAGAATTCTTATAGAAGGATTTGTTAGTAAACCAGATCATTCTGTAAAAAAAGGAGATCAATTTTTATTTGTGAATCAACGTTGTATAACAAATACACTTTTACATAGAAAAATTATTCATGCTTATAAAGGTCTTTTAAACGATTTAAAAACTATTTCTTATTTTATTTTTATTTATATAGATCCAATTTTAGTAAACTGTAATATTCATCCTACAAAAAAAGAAGTACAATTGGAAGAAGAAGATCCTATTTCCAATATGATTCAACAAGAAATAAAAAATATTTTATGTTTTCAATACAAAGTGAACAAAGAAGATTTAGATAAATTTTATTCTTTTAAAAAAGAATCATTTCTATTTATGAATCCTTACGATTCTTTTTTTGAGGAACTTTCTTATAAAGAAAAAGTTGCTCAATTGGAAAATTTTTTTCCTAAAATGAAAAAATATAATTTTATTCCTGATGTACACTTTACGAAAAAAGTATCTAATTATGTATGTCATGAAAAGAATATAAAAACTTTTCAAATAAATGGGAAATATATAATTTTTTCATGGAATAATGAAGATATAATATTAGTAGATCAACATAGAGCACATCAAAACATATTATTTGAATTTTTTTTTAAAGCAAGAAAAAAAATAAGTCAACAGTTCCTTTTTCCAATTAAAATGAGACTTTTAAAGAATGAATTTATTTCATTAAAAAATATTCAACATGAATTGATTGAAATAGGGTTTCATTTATACTTTTTGAATCAATCCGCATATTTATATTCTATCCCTGAGAATATCCATCAAAATATACTGATTGAAGTTTTTAAGAATATTCTAACATATAATTTTATTAAAGGAGAAAAAATAAATAAAAAAATATTGATTAAATCTATATCTCAATCTGCAGCTGTAAAATACG